A single genomic interval of Gloeomargarita sp. SKYB120 harbors:
- a CDS encoding fatty acid desaturase family protein, translating into MAGQSTTPAAIKLSDVFSPEELAALNRRSDVKGWRQLLAHLSILVGSGLLWHGAWTQGMLWGWLALPLYGFSLATMFAAVHECVHRTAFATPWLNDAVAWVAGVLSFYNSAFYRRYHQWHHRYTQIPGKDPELEDPVPTNWRMYLWQLSGIPWWWGKVRGHLRVLLGNFQGCPYIAPEAQATVRRSTAAQLAVYALAIALSVWAGQPWFLMDWVVPLAVGQPFLRFILLAEHTGCSYDSNPLTNTRTTLTGWPVRLLMWNMPFHAEHHFCPAIPFHALPQAHQKLRDKWVHLAPGYIAANREIVAQFPG; encoded by the coding sequence ATGGCAGGGCAGTCGACAACTCCAGCGGCGATCAAGCTAAGTGATGTCTTTTCCCCCGAGGAGCTGGCAGCTTTGAACCGGCGCTCGGATGTCAAAGGATGGCGGCAATTGTTGGCCCACTTGAGCATTTTAGTTGGAAGCGGACTACTGTGGCACGGGGCCTGGACGCAGGGGATGCTCTGGGGTTGGCTGGCGTTGCCCCTGTATGGCTTTAGCCTGGCGACTATGTTTGCCGCTGTCCATGAGTGTGTCCATCGCACGGCGTTTGCCACTCCCTGGTTGAACGATGCGGTGGCCTGGGTCGCTGGCGTATTGTCGTTTTACAACAGTGCGTTCTATCGCCGTTATCACCAGTGGCATCACCGCTATACGCAGATTCCTGGTAAAGACCCCGAACTGGAAGACCCCGTACCCACGAACTGGCGGATGTATCTGTGGCAGTTGAGCGGGATTCCCTGGTGGTGGGGAAAAGTACGGGGTCACCTGCGGGTGCTGCTGGGGAATTTTCAGGGATGTCCCTACATTGCTCCCGAAGCCCAGGCGACGGTGCGGCGTTCGACGGCAGCGCAGTTAGCGGTTTATGCCCTGGCAATAGCCCTATCGGTCTGGGCGGGCCAGCCGTGGTTTCTCATGGACTGGGTCGTGCCGCTAGCGGTGGGACAACCGTTTTTGCGCTTTATCTTGCTGGCAGAACACACGGGGTGTAGCTACGACAGCAACCCCCTGACCAACACGCGCACGACGTTGACCGGGTGGCCGGTGCGGTTGTTGATGTGGAACATGCCGTTTCATGCCGAGCACCATTTCTGTCCGGCAATTCCCTTTCATGCCTTGCCCCAGGCGCATCAAAAGTTGCGGGACAAGTGGGTGCATCTAGCGCCTGGCTACATCGCCGCCAACCGGGAAATCGTCGCCCAGTTTCCGGGATGA
- a CDS encoding alpha/beta fold hydrolase — MTGVWTAQDVTLQCGIQLPQVQVVYQTYGELSPRRDNVVLYPTSYGAQHTDIEWLISPDGILDPSRWFIVIPNMLGNGLSSSPSNGGLPGLAEQGCVVTHWDNVTLQERLLREVWGIERLALVYGWSMGAQQAYHWGALYPDRVERIVALCGTARTTPHNRVFLLSLRAALTADPAWDGQTFQGVPERGYRAFACIYASWAASQAFYRAEIYKQLGYRDLEDYLVRGWEANYRRRDPRDLLAMIDTWLHCDVGNNPVYQGDYERALRSIRAKTLVMTCTTDLYFPPDDCAAEAALIPNATFRLIDSIWGHRAGNPWQHPPDAAFIRQVVQEWLAT, encoded by the coding sequence ATGACCGGGGTTTGGACAGCCCAAGATGTGACGCTGCAATGTGGAATCCAGTTGCCGCAGGTGCAGGTCGTCTATCAGACCTACGGGGAGCTTTCGCCCCGGCGGGATAACGTGGTGCTCTACCCCACGTCCTACGGCGCGCAGCACACGGACATCGAATGGTTGATTAGCCCGGATGGGATTCTCGACCCGAGCCGCTGGTTTATTGTGATTCCCAATATGTTGGGCAACGGGTTGTCCAGTTCGCCCAGCAACGGCGGGTTACCGGGCTTGGCGGAACAGGGGTGTGTGGTGACCCACTGGGACAATGTGACGTTGCAGGAGCGGTTGCTGCGGGAGGTCTGGGGCATTGAACGGCTGGCGCTGGTGTACGGCTGGTCCATGGGAGCGCAACAGGCCTACCATTGGGGAGCTTTATATCCTGACCGCGTCGAACGCATAGTTGCCCTGTGTGGCACAGCCCGCACCACGCCCCACAACCGGGTGTTTCTGCTAAGTTTACGGGCAGCGCTGACGGCAGACCCGGCGTGGGATGGGCAAACGTTCCAGGGCGTACCCGAGCGGGGCTACCGGGCCTTTGCCTGTATTTACGCCAGTTGGGCGGCTTCCCAGGCGTTTTATCGCGCCGAAATCTACAAACAACTGGGCTACCGGGATTTGGAGGACTACTTGGTGCGGGGATGGGAAGCGAACTACCGGCGACGGGACCCCAGGGATTTGCTGGCGATGATTGACACCTGGTTGCACTGTGACGTGGGCAACAATCCCGTTTACCAGGGAGATTACGAGCGGGCACTGCGTTCCATTCGGGCCAAAACCCTGGTGATGACCTGCACGACGGATTTGTACTTTCCCCCAGACGACTGCGCCGCCGAAGCTGCCTTGATCCCCAACGCCACGTTTCGGTTGATTGATTCCATCTGGGGCCACCGAGCGGGGAATCCCTGGCAACATCCCCCCGATGCCGCTTTTATTCGCCAGGTGGTGCAGGAGTGGTTGGCTACCTGA
- the glnT gene encoding type III glutamate--ammonia ligase, translated as MTQTLSALAQARGIRYFLISFTDLFGIQRAKLVPAAVIDTMQTAAGFAGFAAWLDMTPADADVFARADAAALMPLPWQPDVAWMPADLATVKGDPLPQTPRLVLKRVLEQAQALGYRVKTGVECEYFLVSPDGESLADGLDRQSKPCYDQQALMRRFAVISEICDAMQALGWGAYQNDHEDANGQFEMNWLYDDALVTADRHAFFKYMVKSIAEKHGLRATFMPKPFAHLTGNGCHLHLSVWDAAGAVNLFHDPQDEMGLSRLAYHFIGGVLHHAPALCAFTNPTVNSYKRLHAPVTRSGATWSPTTISYSGNNRTHMIRIPDPGRFELRLADGAANPYLFVAAVVAAGLDGIKEQRDPGPRCDNNNYTDPLPPEQYPSLPGNLLDALRALERNTTLTTLLGENFVESYLKLKYREWQEFHSQITPWERAYTLDC; from the coding sequence ATGACCCAGACCCTATCGGCGCTGGCGCAAGCGCGCGGCATTCGTTACTTTTTGATTTCGTTTACTGATTTGTTTGGCATTCAGCGGGCGAAGCTGGTGCCGGCAGCGGTGATTGACACGATGCAAACGGCCGCTGGCTTTGCGGGATTTGCCGCTTGGTTGGACATGACGCCGGCGGATGCGGATGTGTTTGCACGGGCCGATGCAGCAGCGTTGATGCCCTTGCCCTGGCAACCGGACGTGGCCTGGATGCCGGCGGACTTGGCCACCGTCAAAGGCGACCCTTTGCCCCAAACACCCCGGCTGGTTTTGAAACGGGTGCTGGAGCAGGCGCAGGCGCTCGGTTACCGGGTGAAAACGGGTGTCGAGTGTGAGTATTTTCTGGTGTCGCCGGATGGGGAATCGCTGGCGGATGGGCTCGACCGGCAGAGCAAACCTTGTTATGACCAGCAGGCCTTGATGCGGCGGTTTGCGGTGATCAGTGAAATTTGCGATGCCATGCAGGCGCTCGGGTGGGGCGCTTACCAAAACGACCACGAAGACGCCAACGGTCAATTTGAAATGAACTGGCTCTACGACGATGCCCTGGTGACCGCCGACCGGCACGCGTTTTTCAAGTACATGGTGAAGTCAATTGCGGAAAAACACGGGCTGCGGGCCACCTTCATGCCCAAACCTTTTGCCCATCTCACCGGCAATGGCTGTCACTTGCACTTGTCTGTGTGGGATGCGGCGGGAGCGGTGAATTTGTTCCATGACCCCCAAGACGAGATGGGTTTGTCACGCCTGGCCTATCACTTCATCGGGGGAGTCTTGCACCATGCGCCGGCCCTGTGCGCTTTTACGAACCCCACTGTGAACTCCTACAAGCGTCTCCACGCGCCTGTGACCCGCTCTGGCGCCACTTGGTCCCCCACCACCATCAGTTACAGCGGCAACAATCGCACCCACATGATTCGTATTCCCGACCCAGGGCGGTTTGAATTGCGCCTCGCGGATGGGGCCGCCAATCCCTATCTCTTTGTGGCCGCCGTCGTTGCCGCTGGGTTGGATGGCATTAAGGAACAACGCGACCCCGGCCCTCGGTGCGACAACAACAACTACACGGACCCCCTACCCCCCGAGCAATACCCGTCCCTACCGGGCAATCTGTTAGACGCGCTGCGGGCTTTGGAACGCAACACCACCCTGACCACTCTCCTTGGAGAGAACTTTGTGGAGTCCTATCTCAAGCTCAAGTACCGGGAGTGGCAGGAGTTCCACAGCCAGATCACGCCGTGGGAGCGGGCGTATACCTTGGACTGCTAG